Proteins from a single region of Dermacentor albipictus isolate Rhodes 1998 colony unplaced genomic scaffold, USDA_Dalb.pri_finalv2 scaffold_20, whole genome shotgun sequence:
- the LOC139052234 gene encoding uncharacterized protein → MDRPPGQPRQIETLVFLDFETTGLPEYMPRRKVNVTELSLVAVPRKLLQVPLRCLHKLTLCVQPQSAVTVEAAQISGLDNWELQWCPSFGEAALVLEKFMYTLQPPICLVAHNGDKFDFPLLRAELKHASPGIDLTAFFCCDSLPAFREILGDAADLQEVTEVTALGKLGKDFWEAFEAADVMSVNDSDEELLSQPPERPMEWTPQNKGSASHGVPPLAKKRREETGQCFHQSVVRRLDFPDAAPANGSNAPSMSTINRALVNGNKATSSKLHKESNGLASYGTATVPSTNGSCHSAKSKRKVRFSLGSVYERVVGTKMPSAHEAEADSRALAEICARLGSRFLEYVDAKHHMLQNVAPMWE, encoded by the exons ATGGACAGGCCGCCGG GGCAGCCGCGACAAATTGAGACCCTGGTATTTTTGGACTTTGAGACAACCGGCCTACCAGAGTATATGCCACGGCGCAAGGTGAACGTGACTGAGCTGTCGCTGGTTGCTGTGCCACGGAAGCTTCTGCAGGTTCCACTGCGCTGCCTGCATAAACTCACTCTTTGCGTGCAGCCACAGAGTGCCGTTACGGTGGAGGCTGCTCAAATCAGCG GTCTGGACAACTGGGAGCTGCAGTGGTGCCCATCCTTTGGGGAAGCAGCCCTCGTTTTGGAGAAGTTCATGTACACCCTGCAACCGCCCATCTGTCTTGTGGCGCACAATGGCGACAAGTTTGACTTTCCGCTGCTGCGAGCCGAGCTGAAGCATGCCTCTCCCGGCATCGACCTGACAGCTTTCTTCTGCTGCGACTCCCTGCCAGCATTCCGCGAGATCTTGGGTGATGCTGCCGACCTTCAGGAGGTGACTGAGGTGACGGCACTGGGTAAGCTTGGTAAGGATTTTTGGGAAGCCTTCGAAGCTGCAGATGTTATGTCTGTGAATGACAGTGACGAGGAGCTACTGTCCCAGCCTCCGGAGAGGCCAATGGAGTGGACACCACAGAATAAAGGTTCAGCATCTCATGGCGTTCCACCTTTGGCAAAAAAGAGACGTGAAGAGACTGGACAGTGTTTTCACCAATCAGTGGTGCGGAGACTTGATTTTCCAGATGCTGCTCCTGCAAATGGCAGTAATGCCCCATCAATGTCGACAATAAACAGGGCACTTGTGAATGGAAACAAAGCTACTTCCTCAAAGCTACACAAAGAAAGCAATGGCCTGGCCTCATATGGCACTGCGACAGTGCCAAGCACTAATGGCAGTTGCCATTCGGCAAAGAGTAAGAGAAAAGTGAGGTTCAGCCTTGGAAGTGTTTATGAGCGTGTTGTGGGAACAAAGATGCCTTCAGCGCACGAAGCAGAGGCTGACAGCCGAGCACTCGCAGAGATCTGTGCCCGATTGGGCAGCCGATTCCTAGAGTATGTGGATGCAAAGCACCACATGCTCCAGAATGTGGCTCCTATGTGGGAGTAG